The proteins below come from a single Kryptolebias marmoratus isolate JLee-2015 linkage group LG12, ASM164957v2, whole genome shotgun sequence genomic window:
- the gfap gene encoding glial fibrillary acidic protein: MESQKVQSTYRKRFGPHSSSSTGSRIGGLSSHRLSWHGTPRTLTHSSPVSRISLGSSNTALLLGSPVDRLDFSADSLLKAQYKETRTNEKMEMMGLNDRFASYIEKVRLLEQQNKVLVAELNQLKGKEPSRLGDIYQEELRDLRRQVDGLINGKARLEVERDNLAADLEKLKQRLQEEIGLRQDAENNLNAFRQDVDEAALTRVQLERKIEALQDEITFLKKVHEEEMRELQEQIMAQQVHVDLDVSKPDLTAALRDIRFQYENMATSNMQETEEWYRSKFADLTDAAGRNAEALRQAKQEANDYRRQVQVLTCDLDALRGSNESLERQLRELEDRCAMETAGYQDTVSRLEEEIQALKEEMARHLQEYQDLLNVKLALDIEIATYRKLLEGEESRITIPVQSFANLQFRETNLDTKTPEAHVKRSILVRTVETRDGEIIKESTTEHRDLP, encoded by the exons ATGGAGAGCCAGAAAGTCCAGTCCACATACAGGAAACGTTTTGGGCCTCACAGCTCGAGCAGCACGGGATCCAGAATCGGGGGTCTGTCTTCTCACCGCCTGTCCTGGCATGGCACCCCTCGGACCCTCACCCACTCCAGCCCCGTGTCCCGGATCTCTCTGGGCTCCTCCAACACGGCCCTGCTGCTGGGCAGCCCCGTGGACAGGCTGGACTTCTCCGCCGACTCCCTGCTGAAGGCCCAGTACAAGGAGACGCGCACCAACGAGAAGATGGAGATGATGGGCCTGAACGACCGCTTCGCCAGTTACATCGAGAAGGTGCGCCTGCTGGAGCAGCAGAACAAGGTCCTGGTGGCGGAGCTGAACCAGCTGAAGGGGAAGGAGCCCAGCCGCCTGGGGGACATCtaccaggaggagctgagagaTCTGAGACGGCAGGTGGACGGGCTCATCAACGGCAAGGCCAGGCTGGAGGTGGAGAGGGACAACCTGGCTGCGGACCTGGAGAAGCTGAAGCAGAG ATTGCAGGAAGAGATCGGCCTCCGACAGGATGCAGAGAACAACCTGAACGCTTTCAGACAG GATGTGGACGAAGCAGCTCTGACTCGAGTCCAGCTGGAGAGGAAGATCGAAGCCCTGCAGGATGAGATTACCTTCCTGAAGAAAGTTCACGAGGAG GAGATGCGCGAGCTGCAGGAGCAGATCATGGCCCAGCAGGTCCACGTTGACCTGGATGTGTCCAAACCAGATTTAACTGCAGCTCTGCGGGACATCAGGTTTCAGTATGAGAACATGGCCAcctcaaacatgcaggagacGGAGGAATGGTACCGCTCCAAG TTTGCTGACCTGACGGACGCGGCCGGTCGAAATGCAGAAGCTCTGCGTCAGGCCAAACAGGAGGCCAATGATTATCGCCGTCAGGTCCAAGTGCTGACCTGCGATCTGGATGCTCTTCGTGGCTCA AATGAGTCCCTGGAACGCCAGCTCCGGGAGCTGGAGGACCGCTGTGCCATGGAGACGGCCGGTTACCAGGACACGGTGAGCCGCCTGGAGGAGGAGATCCAGGCCCTGAAGGAGGAGATGGCACGGCACCTGCAGGAGTACCAGGATCTCCTCAATGTCAAGCTGGCTCTGGACATCGAGATAGCCACCTACAGGAAACTactggagggggaggagagcAG GATCACCATTCCAGTCCAGAGCTTTGCCAACCTGCAGTTCAGAG AAACTAATCTGGACACTAAGACCCCAGAGGCCCACGTGAAGAGGAGCATCCTGGTCCGAACCGTCGAGACCAGAGACGGAGag atCATTAAAGAATCAACCACCGAGCACAGAGACCTTCCTTGA